The Natronosalvus caseinilyticus genome includes a region encoding these proteins:
- a CDS encoding helix-hairpin-helix domain-containing protein — protein sequence MFELQNEIDTDELERRLEFDLDDRNDQIRAFVEDVNGVGPKTSKAIAREFASFEELRGADRERLESVHGVGEGTVEAVLKRIH from the coding sequence ATGTTCGAGCTGCAAAATGAGATTGACACCGACGAACTCGAACGGCGCCTGGAGTTCGACCTCGACGATAGAAACGACCAGATCCGCGCGTTCGTCGAGGACGTCAACGGCGTCGGCCCGAAGACGTCGAAGGCGATCGCCCGCGAGTTCGCGAGTTTCGAGGAGTTGCGCGGCGCCGATCGAGAGCGACTCGAGTCCGTGCACGGGGTTGGAGAGGGGACGGTCGAGGCAGTGCTCAAACGGATACACTAA
- a CDS encoding helix-turn-helix transcriptional regulator, translating to MLRRIELEVLATVERGDTISEIATKLDHSESYLSRAVADLVEKGLVYTERDGRRKRVVPSDSRAVEVYQDLVRQHSHIDFPELLTGKAFEVLYYLDQPRTVSEIADQSNNYRNTVNRVLKRLRDRGLVGTDDSRYDFNADFDRLNEFARELTHHLHRQSLEAVAPNGTILWEDHDEFLAQTETEVDAENFHETGLARFAAFDLQFLLTRHRYYLYSEDVAEISPAELCCHTLLIDDDTRHRSYCLLLLTRVDIDENDPREQAVKYGLEDEMDALLRYLETQGAVDSDRLPEWSKFQELAADYEVPLPK from the coding sequence ATGCTTCGGCGCATCGAACTCGAGGTTCTCGCTACCGTCGAACGCGGCGACACGATCTCCGAGATCGCGACGAAGCTCGACCATAGCGAGAGCTATCTCTCCCGGGCTGTCGCGGACCTCGTCGAGAAAGGCCTCGTCTACACGGAACGCGACGGTCGCCGAAAGCGAGTCGTTCCCTCTGATAGCCGGGCCGTCGAAGTCTACCAGGACCTCGTCCGCCAGCACTCGCACATCGACTTCCCTGAGCTGTTGACCGGCAAGGCCTTCGAGGTACTCTACTACCTCGATCAGCCGCGAACCGTCTCCGAAATCGCCGACCAAAGCAACAACTACCGCAACACGGTCAACCGAGTTTTGAAACGGCTGCGCGACCGTGGTCTCGTCGGCACGGACGACAGCCGATACGACTTCAACGCCGACTTCGACCGACTCAATGAATTCGCACGCGAATTGACGCACCATCTTCACCGACAGAGTCTCGAAGCGGTCGCCCCGAATGGCACGATTCTCTGGGAGGATCACGACGAATTTCTCGCGCAGACCGAGACGGAAGTCGACGCGGAGAACTTCCACGAAACCGGCCTCGCTCGATTCGCGGCGTTCGACCTCCAGTTTCTGTTGACCCGCCACCGCTACTACCTCTACTCCGAGGACGTAGCGGAAATCTCGCCGGCGGAACTCTGCTGTCACACGCTGCTGATTGACGATGACACCCGCCACCGCTCGTACTGTCTCCTGTTACTCACCCGCGTCGACATCGACGAGAATGATCCTCGAGAGCAAGCGGTGAAATACGGCCTGGAAGACGAAATGGACGCCCTGCTCCGGTACCTCGAGACGCAGGGAGCAGTCGACAGTGACCGCCTCCCCGAGTGGTCCAAGTTCCAGGAGCTGGCGGCTGACTACGAGGTGCCACTACCCAAATGA
- a CDS encoding SPL family radical SAM protein — MSIGSGGVTTGKDPTQAILSESGLDSKHLCDYVINVATGCRHGCKFCYVPSTPAVRTRPDMLKDHADVDNPQLEWGSYVLYRDEIPDHLDGILKRKQKWNETDQGCGVVGISFATDCYMDGRAGKITREVVRLLAKHGQYARVLTRNPILALQDLETFKQAGDYVTIGSSIPTMDAAEVASIEPRAPSPEHRLRGLREFSEAGVQTFVSMSPTYPTQSRSDLRAHLEQIAECDPAVIFHEPINPRGGNFEMTVEAARDAGETELARQLDSLRDRETWLSYSLEQFKAVQEIGEELDLPVHLWPDKHQINHANSDVSEWLQQWKDRQSPEEFADREIPNEPMPEIPSRLS, encoded by the coding sequence ATGTCGATAGGTTCCGGGGGAGTGACAACAGGGAAGGACCCTACGCAAGCGATACTGAGCGAATCCGGGTTAGACAGCAAACACCTGTGTGACTACGTTATCAACGTCGCGACCGGGTGCCGCCACGGGTGTAAGTTCTGCTACGTTCCGAGCACTCCGGCTGTCCGGACCAGACCGGATATGCTCAAAGACCACGCCGACGTGGACAACCCACAACTCGAATGGGGGAGTTACGTACTGTACCGAGACGAAATCCCAGACCACCTAGACGGAATACTCAAGCGGAAGCAAAAGTGGAATGAAACCGATCAGGGATGTGGTGTCGTCGGTATTTCTTTCGCGACTGATTGCTATATGGACGGTCGTGCGGGTAAGATCACCCGAGAGGTCGTCCGGCTCCTCGCAAAGCACGGGCAGTACGCACGAGTTCTCACCCGGAATCCGATCCTTGCACTACAAGATCTCGAGACGTTCAAACAGGCTGGCGACTATGTGACAATCGGTTCGTCAATCCCGACGATGGACGCTGCGGAAGTTGCGTCGATCGAGCCGCGGGCGCCATCACCGGAACATCGGCTCCGGGGGCTGCGAGAGTTCTCAGAGGCTGGCGTACAAACCTTCGTAAGTATGAGCCCGACGTATCCGACCCAATCCCGTTCCGATCTCCGAGCTCATCTAGAGCAGATTGCTGAATGCGACCCCGCTGTGATTTTCCACGAACCAATCAACCCGCGAGGCGGGAACTTCGAGATGACCGTCGAAGCCGCCCGTGACGCCGGTGAAACGGAACTCGCCCGACAACTCGACTCGTTGCGTGATCGAGAAACGTGGCTTTCGTATTCCCTCGAGCAGTTCAAAGCGGTTCAAGAAATCGGCGAAGAACTTGATTTACCAGTACACCTGTGGCCAGACAAACACCAGATAAACCACGCTAATAGCGACGTTTCCGAGTGGTTACAGCAGTGGAAAGACAGGCAGTCACCCGAAGAGTTTGCAGATCGGGAAATCCCAAACGAACCAATGCCGGAGATCCCCTCGCGGTTATCATAG
- the tcmP gene encoding three-Cys-motif partner protein TcmP, producing the protein MTDHFDGGDLKTSAKLVILEEYLDVYTTIMDSNWRQDKWYVDTHSGTGRTVIDDNGVTIDGSAIIALENHQDSFDRFYFYELSEAHFHKLHETISDRLGLEFDVSPAGVEGEDFLVARCDDPYIRVMQMDSNRGVSFLADVNTSSHWFTFVDPKGLTAKKSTLDTLIGRSNMDILINYQTTGVLRSAAEGAEHAHGAVERTMGDSDWPNAASADEYVNLYKEKLEENPEIRPVKTKALVSPHDARHRFDLAFTCENKTARGIMEDIMNQERLWEKANERIGQSGLGSFG; encoded by the coding sequence ATGACTGACCACTTCGACGGGGGGGACTTGAAAACATCGGCGAAGCTTGTAATTCTCGAGGAATACCTCGACGTGTACACCACGATAATGGATTCGAACTGGCGACAGGATAAATGGTACGTCGATACACACTCAGGGACGGGTCGGACAGTGATCGATGATAACGGGGTTACAATCGATGGTTCTGCCATCATTGCACTCGAGAATCACCAAGACTCGTTTGACAGATTCTACTTTTACGAACTCTCCGAGGCACATTTCCACAAGCTTCATGAAACTATATCAGACCGGTTGGGCCTTGAGTTCGACGTGAGTCCAGCAGGTGTAGAAGGTGAAGATTTCCTCGTTGCACGGTGTGATGACCCATATATTAGAGTAATGCAAATGGATTCCAATCGGGGAGTTAGTTTCCTTGCCGATGTAAATACATCTAGTCACTGGTTCACTTTCGTCGATCCAAAAGGCCTCACGGCGAAGAAATCGACGTTGGACACCCTCATTGGTAGGTCAAATATGGATATTCTGATTAACTACCAAACGACCGGCGTTCTGCGGAGCGCTGCAGAAGGAGCTGAACACGCACACGGTGCTGTAGAGCGAACGATGGGTGATAGCGATTGGCCGAACGCTGCCAGCGCTGATGAGTATGTCAATTTGTATAAAGAAAAGCTCGAAGAAAATCCCGAGATTCGCCCGGTGAAAACGAAAGCGCTAGTCTCGCCTCATGACGCCCGGCACCGGTTTGATCTTGCCTTTACGTGCGAAAATAAGACTGCAAGGGGAATCATGGAAGATATCATGAATCAAGAGAGGCTCTGGGAGAAAGCGAACGAAAGAATCGGTCAATCAGGACTCGGGAGTTTCGGTTGA
- a CDS encoding DUF6036 family nucleotidyltransferase, which translates to MRPTFGRKYIENEFQRISDGLSDPLTVYLIGGGAMSLRDLKGATKDIDLVVADGDAYSQLWAVLMDLGYSEVQSLEADYRALGATSCVENDDGCRLDIFNQQVANKLVLTDGMQERSEPFLATDRLTVRLVSNEDIFLFKMIAGRDDDIEDMNMLVQAGLEYDVARDELEAQIDRLGDDQFATFANEALIELDERYGVTTPIEDRIQELTNRYYRGLEVLQALDEPMTVDELAADLGIDIDEVRDRVAYLVEFDRVRQEGDTVSPVE; encoded by the coding sequence ATGAGACCAACATTCGGCCGCAAATACATCGAGAACGAGTTTCAGCGAATCTCAGATGGCCTGTCTGACCCGCTCACGGTTTACCTGATCGGTGGCGGCGCGATGTCGCTGCGCGACCTCAAGGGGGCGACAAAGGATATTGACCTCGTCGTCGCGGACGGCGACGCGTACAGCCAGCTGTGGGCCGTCCTAATGGACCTCGGATATTCGGAGGTGCAATCGCTGGAGGCCGATTACCGGGCGCTGGGTGCGACCAGCTGCGTCGAGAACGACGATGGCTGCCGCCTCGACATCTTCAACCAACAGGTCGCAAACAAACTCGTGCTGACCGACGGTATGCAAGAGCGCAGCGAGCCGTTCCTCGCGACGGATCGACTGACGGTTCGACTGGTCAGTAACGAAGATATCTTCCTGTTTAAGATGATCGCAGGTCGCGACGACGACATCGAGGACATGAATATGCTCGTGCAGGCTGGCCTCGAATACGACGTCGCCCGAGATGAACTCGAAGCGCAGATCGACCGGCTCGGTGACGATCAGTTTGCCACCTTCGCGAACGAGGCTCTGATCGAACTCGACGAGCGATACGGGGTGACTACACCGATCGAGGACCGCATCCAAGAGCTGACGAACCGATACTACCGCGGGCTCGAAGTCCTCCAGGCACTCGATGAACCGATGACCGTTGACGAACTGGCAGCCGATCTTGGAATAGACATCGATGAAGTCCGGGACAGGGTTGCGTATCTTGTAGAATTTGACCGAGTGCGCCAAGAAGGCGACACAGTCAGTCCGGTGGAGTAG